Proteins encoded in a region of the Zea mays cultivar B73 chromosome 4, Zm-B73-REFERENCE-NAM-5.0, whole genome shotgun sequence genome:
- the LOC100191769 gene encoding Peroxidase 70-like precursor, whose product MASFRTSWHCLLAACLFLLASAAHGQQLSSSFYAATCPTLELIVRTTMLTALLAERRMGASLVRLFFHDCFVQGCDGSILLDDVGSFVGEKGAGPNVNSLRGFDVIDQIKANVELICPGVVSCADIVALAARDGTFLLGGPSWAVPLGRRDSTTASLALANSDLPSPVSGLAALLAAFGNKGLGPGDLTALSGAHTIGFSQCQNFRAHIYNDTDIDPAFASLRQRTCPAAPGTGDSSLAPLDVQTQLVFDNAYYRNLLAKRGLLRSDQALFNGGSQDALVRQYSANPALFASDFANAMIKMGNISPLTGTAGQIRANCRVVNSS is encoded by the exons ATGGCTTCGTTCCGGACCAGCTGGCATTGCTTGCTCGCCGCCTGCCTGTTCCTGCTCGCTTCGGCGGCGCACGGGCAGCAGCTCTCGTCGTCCTTCTACGCGGCGACATGCCCGACGCTGGAGCTCATCGTGCGGACCACCATGCTCACGGCGCTCCTCGCCGAGCGTCGGATGGGCGCGTCCCTCGTCAGGCTCTTCTTCCACGACTGCTTTGTCCAA GGCTGCGACGGCTCCATTCTTCTGGACGACGTCGGCAGCTTCGTCGGCGAGAAGGGCGCCGGCCCCAACGTCAACTCTCTCCGCGGCTTCGACGTGATCGACCAGATCAAGGCCAACGTCGAGCTCATCTGCCCCGGCGTTGTCTCCTGCGCCGACATTGTCGCCCTCGCCGCGCGAGACGGCACCTTCTTG CTCGGAGGACCAAGCTGGGCGGTGCCGCTGGGCCGGCGCGACTCGACCACGGCGAGCCTGGCCCTGGCCAACAGCGACCTGCCGTCGCCGGTCTCCGGCCTCGCCGCTCTCCTCGCAGCGTTCGGCAACAAGGGCCTGGGGCCCGGGGACCTGACGGCGCTCTCGGGCGCGCACACCATCGGCTTCTCGCAGTGCCAGAACTTCCGCGCCCACATCTACAACGACACCGACATCGACCCGGCGTTCGCCAGCCTGCGCCAGCGCACCTGCCCCGCCGCGCCGGGCACCGGGGACAGCAGCCTGGCGCCGCTCGACGTGCAGACGCAGCTCGTCTTCGACAACGCCTACTACCGCAACCTGCTGGCCAAGCGCGGCCTGCTGCGCTCCGACCAGGCGCTCTTCAACGGCGGCTCCCAGGACGCGCTGGTGCGCCAGTACAGTGCCAACCCGGCCCTCTTCGCCTCAGACTTCGCCAACGCCATGATAAAGATGGGCAACATCAGCCCGCTCACCGGAACCGCGGGCCAGATCAGGGCAAACTGTAGGGTGGTCAACAGCAGCTGA